The Medicago truncatula cultivar Jemalong A17 chromosome 7, MtrunA17r5.0-ANR, whole genome shotgun sequence genome includes the window aaacatctttaagaggaagggagtgtaatttactctacattttgtttaatttacgTGAAATTGCcaaatgacatataatttgaaacgGATATAATACATTATTTTATATCGTGCATTAATCCAAAAGAAgaacaaatttattattataattaagaaACAATTTTGAATTGGGGCTATAAATGGAAAAGACTACACAAATGAACGATGCGATTAACCGGAGCGGGCTCTGTCATCTTCGCCTCCTTCTACCACCGTTTTAGGGTTTACAGAGTCACACCCTTCTTTCTTCTCGCTCACCGGAGATAAAGCTTTCGATAACCAATTAACAGTGCTTTTTGAAATTCCCACATTTTGATAGGCAAAACGATACAGTACAACACTGCAATTACTTCTCAAGCTTCGTCTCTGTACGCCGCCGCAGCAAAATATTTCAACATTACTGTAAGATATTACATTACTCTCTCATTGATTTGTTTCAATATAACTGTCAATAAACTTTTTACATGTCAGTTTATttcaaactttattttaattaaatcaaGATTTCTCGTGTTaatttttgattgatttgtttCAGATCTTGATTGATTTTATCAAACTCTagttaaaatattgttataGGCGTTGAATTTAGGCATAAGATTATGATTTCATAGTTAATTGATTGTTTCTTGTTTTTGCTTTAGGTTTGTGTTTGAAATGGAAGAGGGCAAAGAAGAAAATAAGGAGGGATCTAATTCTTCCGCGGCAAGGGTTTATGATTTTCCTGGAGAGCCTGCGATTGTAATTGATGGAGTGCCTGAAATAGTATCCGGTAGCAGCAGCAGCGCTGTCCCTTCCAGCAGCAATGCTTTGAGTATCGTCGAACCACATAGGAAATTGGGTTTAGGCGAATGGTTCGTGGGGAGGGATGTTCAAAAATTGTTTATGGGACGTTATTACTCGGGTAGAGTAACTGAGTATGACATGGAATCTGGGTGGTACCATGTTGAGTATGAAGACGGTGATTCTGAAGATCTTGATTGGCTGGAGTTGAAGGAAGTTCTCAGTCCTTTAGAAGTTGGAATTTCACTCAAGACAATGGCTCAGAGGGTTGTTCGGAATAGTAAGAAATCTATTCCTAAATCTGGGAAGACTGGTGCTCGTTCGCAAAATCTTCAAATCAAAACAAAGAGAACAAGAGGAAATTAGATTGACTGTACTTCATTAGCAAGAAgatttaattgaaaatttagGGTTTTGTAGATATATATGTCAATTATAAAGCAAGGAATTGATAGATTTGAAAATGATCAGCTGAATGAGCAATTAGgaaatttgtggttttgtagaTAGGGACGATTTGTTCCCTAGGAAAATTTGTTGCTATATGATTGATATTATGTTGTAACCGGGGAATTAAATTGGtataatgacatcaacaatatttGATATGGTGATCATCTATTCTGAGTAGAATctgcaaatataatttttttaagatatgaaACAAATCTtgtcaaaacaaataaaaaagatatatgaAACAAGTGTTGATCTATTAGTAAATCTTTTTATGCAGGatggataaaaaataaataaataaaaaaaaaaaacagcagttttggaaagagagaaaaacataGATGAGTGGCTCAAATGATGGCAGGACAGACAGCAGCAGAGAAAGTGCAGGAGAGAATCCAGATCCTTTGTTCCATTCAACTTCTGATAAGTAAATCTAAATTTCCTGTTTTGATATATTCTAAAAAAGAGGGTTGATGTTTGTAACGAATAACACTATTTTGAATTGATCTCGAATTTACGGCAATCATTGGATATTTTCTTTGATGGAAGACATAAGTCGTTAGACAGAAATAAAAGGCTttattagaataaaataaaatttatgtttggTTCAAAATTTCTAGTTCAACTAACAATAATGTCAAAACTGTTTAAGCTCCTCCACATATATGTGAGTTTCTAAAAATGCATGTTTGATTTCATTCTTAAATGTCTATTAACCAATCACAATGAAAAGTAGAGCAACGTGTCCGATGTTTTTTTTGCTAGCAAGGTAAAATAACTTCTGTAAAAACATTCACTTTCTTATTGACTTAAGTTAAGATGACTCTCACACTTTAGAAATAGGTTCAATTAAATGTTAGAAAAGAGAATGTCCTTACCATTTCCTCGTGAGACTAATTATGTGACAAATACGattgtgtttttatcttttctttaattaatattcataacacttaaatttgtaaattaaaactaatattctcaatttaacatcaaattcaaaattaaattatgattatgaGAAATCAAAGTCTGGTCTTTAATTTAGTTAACACTTCTACTCAATTctttttaataacatttttcatgtttcttagatttatttgttttctatGTAGTGAACagtctgtttttattttaattaactaaaggttaattgttcaaattgattCTGTAATATACGTAAAGTTTTGAAAACGACCATGTAATAAAACATAGATTTTACTCCTGTAATTTGggattcttcatattttttaccTCGAATTTTTTCATGTAGACATAAAGTTCAAAAAAGTTACatagaggttgaattttttcatgatttattACAGGCATGTTTGGTacgttaaaatatggctttccacacaaaattagaatttttagacaagtgataaattaatatgaattttaaaacgccaaaatctcaaaacaacggAAACCTTGACtaagaaatcaaattttaaactgTTTTTCGCAGATACATATATAAAAAGCATATGCAAAATTGCATGACATGACAAAGAAGcctcaatttttgtttatttatttatttacataaacagacaaaattgcaatttaatTCGAGTTAGCATCATAATTGACATGTTTATAACAATATAAGAACATCCACCACaaaattttagagtttttaAACGAgactaattaattataaattttcattcaacacAGAGAGAGTTGTTCGGAATAGTAAGAAATCTACTCATAAATCTTGGAAGAATGGCTCTTGTTCGAAAAATTCCCAAatcaaaaaaagagaaaaaaaggaaattagatTGACTGTATTTCAATAccttttaattgaaaatttagTGTTTTGTAGATAGATATGTCAATTATAAAGCAAGGAATTGATAGATTTGAAAATGATCAGCTGAAGAACAGTTTGGTGCTGATgtgatcaataaaaatattgttgtaTTTGTAGCAGTAGCAGTAGGATTTGGTTTTGTAGAGACGATTTCTTCCCTAGGAAAATTTGTTGATATAGTGATTGATATTATGTTAACCGGGGAATTAATTTGGTATAATGGCATCAACAATCGGGGACCATTTCAATCGGTTCACTTTTGAGGGTGGTGTTTTAAAGGCTCCTCGGTCAATTTTACAGGTTCTTAGGTATGCCACGTGGgaaatatggaaagaaagaaataacagacTGTTCAATGGTAAAGAGTGCCCAATTATGCAGATGGTAGATAAAATTAAGTCGCTGACGTTCATGTGGTTGAAGGCGAAGTTTCCATTTCTTCCTTTCAACTATCATGGTTGATGGCTTAACCCTTTCACTATGTTGGACATAGACTAATAGTTATTGGCTTTCTTTAGTCGATCTGtgttataaattttcaaatctttagGCTAATAGttattgcacttttggccccctatttttttaaaagttacgattttgaccccctaactaattaaaatacaaaacagtccctacgtattggatctttggcagttttggcccccaagaccACTTTTAACTTAATCtttgctgacgtggcacccatatcccttaagtgaggtgccacatgtcgaccattgtgggtgatttatgattttttggccccctatcttttcaaaagttgcgatttatgatttttcttttatatactccctccgtcccatattaGATAACGTAGTTGACTCAGACACTCATatcaatgcatattttttatctttaatatatttaattatctatttgaattttttttgaaaatttaatattttgaaaatattaatctagacgaatccaacatcttatatgatattatttatctttgtatattagtagaaaaatatggtcaaaatatGTCAGGTCAAAAGTGCAAATTGTTAAACAGGTCATCTAATAAGGGACTGAAGGAGTAatgtatttcttaatatatacagtatgtgtgtaaaaaccttgaacgacattcattttaaaacagaaggtgtatcatttttataaaatagattTCAAAAACACATTTCACTTTCCAAGGAAACTTTTATTAACTAAGTTTTCacaaagattttaaaaattcaaatcaaacatctcatttttatgtttttcactATGTTCAATTGTCATTAGAGTTCGGTCTCTTGGCTAAGGACCTAATAGTTCGAGAGAGAAAATATTCTAAATGAAAAACATGGCTTTGTATCATGAGAAGtactccttccgtttcaaaatacatgtccattttggagaaattgcactaaccaagaaatcaaataaattttgttatttttgatgaaaatatgtgtgtgttttctataatacccttaatcatttattatttcattttatttttctctctctctctacaataaatatgcaagggtattattgaccaaacaataattaatgttgcattgaaacttaaaagtgacaagtattgtgaaacaaattattctctaaaatggacaagtattatgaaacggagggagtataactcTTACTGAAACAAACCTTCATTATTCAATAAAGAAGATTTAAACATTGGAAATAcaacatttatcttttttattatgttatgacTTTGACTTTGAAGTTAATACCCCTCctgtcttttttataaaaaacaaatgcaTCAACAAGAgttaatgtatttgatctatttTACGAATCAAATACATCGActttatcttttataaaaatgatcGAAGAGAGTATATGTTTAACCTTTTGAAATAAATTGACTATCAAAGTTAACaatgagagtttttttttaataatttcaattaatcCAAGAACTTGTTTGTCTACGGTTGACATTTTTAGAGACGAAAATGATGGTTTACTCCAATATGAGCCATATCTTGGGCATTTTAAAGCCTAtgcacaaatttaaaaaaaaaataaaaaaataaaaattctaatttacgtttttttcttgacaaaacTATGTATAATCTTAAATTTTATGATtaattgttttacaaattataatatattattcaatacaaAGAACATGAATAGTCTAAAGATattggaaaagaaacaacaattatatattgaatttctaaaacatgttattttgaaaagaataaaaaataccaccttagaaattcacttttttaaatagtgatttttttgtcaagtagtctaatgtatagaaattcatttttttaaggtgaataatgAGGTGTTCGTAGTTTAAATTCACGAGGTCCGAAATAGTGaaagtttatttaatttatttaaataagaaaTCAAGTACCTGGTCAaagttatttaatataaataaataagaaatgaaaacgtataatatattttaataaaaagttttttattttatttttaaagaaatcttgttagttttcaataaaaattataaaattccttcaaaaaagtaacaattataaaatattaaacaatttattttaaatatttaaagtaaaaaattaaaataatactacTTTATAATCATCACAAagattttgtaattaaaaaaatatatttcttgaaACGAAACAACGCCTACATCCACCGATTTACCAAATTGTTAATAGGAAAGAAAatagcttttattttattttttagaaggaaggaaagaaaatagCTTAAAAGGAAAActtaatataaaactatttttccaGTCAAAGAAAATTATTACATTATTTCTGTAATTAATAAAGAATGATTTTGATTTAGGCTATAAAAGTAACACACTTTGGTAGGGGAAAAATACAGCAGAACCTGCAATTACATTGCAAGGTTTGTCTTGggtactctctctctctaaaatttattttgatcattCTTTAACATGCTATGGTGtttaaatgtgtttttgatTAGAATTACATTTGCCTCAATTACTAGCACTACTAATAAAAATCGACTACGACATGTTTAAATGTGTTtatttcaaactcaattttaattaaatcaaGATGTCTCATGTTTATTGTTTAGGCACTCGAAATTTCTTATGTGATTTGTTCGGttctttgattgattttgttaaAATCTCGCTTAGACATAAGATCATATcttttcataataaattgattgtttttatgttttaggTTTTTATTCAAAATGGAATCAGACAAAGGAAATAAGCAGGAATCAGCTGCTTTTGCAACAGGGATATATGAAATACCTGGAGAGACTGCTGTTGTAATTAACGGGGCGCCAGTAGTCCCCGATGGTAGCGGTGCTGTCCCGTCCCGCGATGTTTCAAGTGTGGTTGAAACTCATGGAAATTTGGATTTAGGTGATTGGTTCGTAGGGAGGGATGTTCAAAAACTGTTTAGGGAAAGGTATTACTCAGGTAAAGTAATCAACTATGACAAAGAATCTGGATTGTACAAGGTTCAATATGAAGATGGTGACTTAGAAGATCTTGATTGGCCGGAGTTGAAGGAAGTTCTTCGTCCTTTCGATGTTACAATTTCTCTCAAGACATTGGCACAAAGGGTTATTTGGAAAAATAAGAAATCTCTTAGCAAATCTGAGAAGAAAAGTGTTGGATCACAAAAttccaaaatcaaaacaaagaaaacaaatgaaaacTAGATTGACTACCGTTGATTAGCAAGagactttaattaaaaaatttgtgtaTTGCAGACatagatataaaaaataaaggaaggaatttacatatttgaaaatgttcatttgaaattgaaattaaaagtgtttgatTGTTTACAAATTTTGAATGTCATTTGTGCACTATAAATATTTGAACCATGTTttgaaattcttttttaaaagacttttgTTTGATGTCAAACAAAGTTCTAAGTCGTAAAGAGTTGATAAGCGTCAAATTTACGACCCTTATTAACTTTGATTGATAAAAAATCCATTAAATTTTCTCTAAT containing:
- the LOC11427130 gene encoding dirigent protein 17 — its product is MEEGKEENKEGSNSSAARVYDFPGEPAIVIDGVPEIVSGSSSSAVPSSSNALSIVEPHRKLGLGEWFVGRDVQKLFMGRYYSGRVTEYDMESGWYHVEYEDGDSEDLDWLELKEVLSPLEVGISLKTMAQRVVRNSKKSIPKSGKTGARSQNLQIKTKRTRGN
- the LOC11431426 gene encoding dirigent protein 17; the protein is MESDKGNKQESAAFATGIYEIPGETAVVINGAPVVPDGSGAVPSRDVSSVVETHGNLDLGDWFVGRDVQKLFRERYYSGKVINYDKESGLYKVQYEDGDLEDLDWPELKEVLRPFDVTISLKTLAQRVIWKNKKSLSKSEKKSVGSQNSKIKTKKTNEN